From a region of the Solanum stenotomum isolate F172 chromosome 2, ASM1918654v1, whole genome shotgun sequence genome:
- the LOC125855794 gene encoding disease resistance protein Roq1-like, producing MDGLAETGSSSSSASSLWPCTYDVFLSFRGEDVRKNFVDHLYTALQQRGIHTFKDDEKLERGKSISPSLFKAIEESMISIIIFSQNYASSSWCLDELVKITQCMKLRGQIVLPVFYDMDPSVVRKQKANVGEFFAKHELNFIDDEERVKRWRTAMMEAANVSGWDLPNIANGHESKCIEQIVECVMEILDHTASDATENLVGIRSRMGTVYSLLNLESDKVQFVGIWGMSGIGKTTIARAIYDKIFRYFQGTTFLHEVGENSAKHGIQHLQQILLSELLLLKDLRINNVFEGTSLVRRRLNGKRVLIVLDDVNHGNQLDALAKSHDWFGAGSIIIITTKDKQLLRQYNVDKMYKVSLLNTDESIELLSSCAFQKHHPKSGYGEIIAEVVRYAGGLPLALKVLGSSLYGGGMIEWRETVERLKQIPEGEIVEKLKVSFNGLSEIDQKIFLDIACFFKGKKKGSVIRILRSFSFTPVIGIRNLIEKSLVTVSKGRIVMHQLIQEMGWCIVRKEASNNLGKYSRLWSPDDILHVLSENTGTEAVEGIWLHLPIPKDINVGAEAFKYTDNLRLLKIHNASVSVAPDCLPNKLIWLHWHGYPMKSLPASFRAERLVCLKMQYSRVVHLWKGIKVLHKLKFLNLSHSQKLVSCPDFTGVPNLEKLVLEDCSSIIEIHPSVGYLKNLVLLNLKNCRNLKSLPNNIRLDSLETLILSGCLKLANFPEITSDMNCLSEVYLEATDVKELPSSIERLTGLQLMNLCYCRNLTNLPKTIGRLKSLRILILSGCSKLEKLPEELGHIAILEELYCDETAIQSPPSSITLLKNLKILSFHGCKGMVSQTWNSLFLAWLRPRKHNQKPTSLMFSSFSGLFSLRKLDLSDCCMLDEGIPSDLGCLSSLVELNLSGNNFVDISQASLNMLPQLRILELVSCERLERLPELPTTIEEVFADNCTSLMTDNVGILTNYKMLQRISFTNCVGLLENQQMHDMATSLWLHLFKKCIVKSGHFSIYLPGEQVPEWFGYKLNGTSVSMQLPNDWYNDKFMGFAICVVSDLETTWLSVHEGYLQEMPGISIEFTIKSHLRRSTSCLMNIGFVGTNKNVASDHTCLAYVPFEDY from the exons ATGGATGGATTGGCTGAAACAggatcatcttcttcttctgcttcttctttGTGGCCATGCACTTATGatgttttcttaagttttaGAGGAGAGGATGTACGGAAGAATTTCGTCGATCATTTATATACAGCTTTGCAGCAAAGAGGAATTCACACtttcaaagatgatgaaaaACTTGAAAGAGGGAAATCTATTTCACCTTCACTTTTCAAAGCCATCGAAGAGTCGATGATTTCCATCATCATATTCTCTCAAAACTATGCTTCTTCTTCATGGTGTCTAGATGAGCTTGTTAAGATCACACAATGCATGAAACTCAGGGGACAGATTGTTCTTCCTGTCTTCTATGACATGGATCCATCTGTCGTAAGAAAACAGAAGGCAAACGTTGGTGAATTCTTCGCTAAACATGAGTTAAATTTCATAGATGATGAAGAAAGGGTGAAGAGATGGCGTACTGCTATGATGGAAGCAGCAAATGTATCTGGTTGGGATTTGCCAAATATTGCTAACGG GCACGAATCAAAATGTATCGAGCAAATTGTAGAATGTGTCATGGAGATATTAGATCATACTGCTTCTGATGCTACTGAAAATCTTGTTGGAATACGCTCAAGAATGGGGACGGTGTATTCCTTGTTGAATCTGGAGTCTGATAAAGTTCAATTCGTTGGAATATGGGGAATGAGTGGAATTGGGAAAACAACTATAGCAAGAGCCATCTACGACAAGATTTTCCGTTACTTTCAAGGTACTACTTTCCTTCATGAAGTTGGAGAAAATTCAGCCAAACATGGTATCCAACATTTGCAGCAGATACTTCTTTCTGAACTACTTCTGTTAAAAGATCTAAGAATAAACAACGTATTTGAAGGAACCAGCTTGGTAAGAAGACGACTAAATGGGAAACGAGTCCTAATTGTTCTTGATGATGTCAATCATGGAAACCAGTTAGATGCCCTAGCTAAAAGCCATGACTGGTTTGGTGCAGGCAGTATAATCATCATAACAACAAAGGATAAGCAATTGCTTCGTCAATATAATGTGGACAAAATGTATAAAGTGAGTCTGTTAAACACTGATGAAAGTATTGAACTCCTTAGTTCATGTGCATTCCAGAAACACCATCCCAAAAGTGGATATGGAGAGATCATAGCTGAAGTTGTTCGGTATGCTGGTGGTCTTCCATTAGCTCTTAAAGTTTTGGGTTCCTCTCTGTATGGCGGAGGCATGATTGAATGGAGAGAAACAGTGGAGAGACTAAAACAAATTCCAGAAGGCGAAATTGTAGAAAAACTCAAAGTAAGTTTCAATGGACTAAGTGAGATTGACCAAAAGATCTTCTTAGATATTGCATGTTTCTTTAAAGGGAAGAAGAAAGGTTCTGTAATTAGAATTCTTCGTAGTTTCAGTTTTACTCCTGTCATTGGCATAAGAAATCTCATAGAAAAATCTCTTGTAACTGTTTCAAAAGGTCGGATTGTGATGCATCAGTTGATCCAAGAGATGGGTTGGTGTATTGTTCGCAAAGAAGCTTCAAACAACCTTGGCAAGTATAGTAGGCTCTGGTCTCCCGATGATATTCTTCATGTACTATCTGAAAATACG GGCACAGAAGCTGTGGAAGGCATATGGTTGCACTTGCCTATTCCGAAAGACATAAATGTTGGTGCAGAAGCCTTCAAATATACGGACAACCTGAGGCTGCTCAAGATACACAATGCAAGTGTCTCCGTAGCTCCAGATTGTCTTCCTAATAAATTGATATGGCTTCATTGGCATGGCTACCCAATGAAGTCACTTCCAGCAAGTTTTCGAGCAGAAAGGCTTGTTTGTCTGAAAATGCAGTATAGCCGCGTTGTGCACTTGTGGAAGGGAATAAAGGTCCTACACAAACTGAAGTTTCTCAACCTTAGTCACTCCCAAAAGCTAGTCAGCTGTCCAGATTTCACGGGGGTACCCAATCTCGAGAAGCTGGTTCTTGAAGATTGTTCGAGTATAATTGAGATCCATCCTTCTGTGGGATATCTCAAAAATCTTGTTCTACTAAACCTGAAGAACTGCAGGAATCTTAAGAGCCTTCCAAACAATATTCGATTGGATAGTCTTGAGACTTTAATTCTTTCTGGCTGCTTGAAACTCGCAAATTTCCCAGAAATCACAAGTGACATGAATTGCTTATCTGAGGTCTACTTGGAAGCTACAGATGTAAAAGAGTTGCCTTCATCAATTGAACGTCTCACTGGCCTTCAATTAATGAATCTATGCTACTGCAGGAATCTTACAAATTTACCAAAAACCATAGGCAGATTAAAATCTCTTAGGATTCTTATTCTCTCTGGATGTTCAAAGCTAGAAAAGTTGCCAGAGGAACTGGGACATATAGCAATCTTGGAGGAACTCTATTGTGACGAAACTGCCATTCAAAGCCCACCATCCTCAATTACACTATTGAAGAACCTTAAGATCTTATCTTTTCATGGATGTAAAGGCATGGTATCTCAGACATGGAATTCACTTTTCTTGGCATGGCTTCGGCCAAGAAAACATAATCAAAAGCCAACAAGTCTGatgttttcttccttttccGGTTTATTTTCTTTGAGGAAATTGGATCTTAGTGATTGTTGTATGTTGGATGAAGGAATTCCTAGTGATCTTGGATGCCTGTCATCTTTGGTTGAGCTAAATCTTAGTGGGAATAATTTTGTGGATATCTCTCAAGCAAGTCTCAACATGCTTCCGCAGCTCAGAATCCTGGAGCTAGTGAGTTGTGAGAGACTTGAAAGGTTGCCAGAACTTCCAACAACAATAGAGGAAGTTTTTGCAGATAATTGTACATCCCTGATGACTGATAATGTAGGAATATTGACCAACTACAAGATGTTGCAGCGAATATCGTTCACTAATTGTGTTGGACTACTTGAGAATCAGCAGATGCATGACATGGCTACCTCACTGTGGCTTCACCTATTCAAG AAGTGCATTGTTAAAAGTGGTCACTTTAGCATTTACCTACCTGGAGAACAAGTTCCAGAATGGTTTGGCTACAAACTCAACGGAACTTCAGTTTCAATGCAGCTGCCAAACGATTGGTACAATGATAAATTCATGGGATTTGCCATCTGTGTTGTGTCTGACCTTGAAACAACATGGTTATCAGTTCATGAAGGTTACCTACAGGAAATGCCAGGCATTTCGATTGAGTTTACAATCAAAAGCCACCTCCGGAGGAGCACGAGTTGCCTAATGAACATTGGTTTTGTAGGGACAAACAAGAATGTTGCTTCAGATCACACATGTCTTGCCTATGTGCCATTTGAGGACTATTGA
- the LOC125856598 gene encoding uncharacterized protein LOC125856598 isoform X2: MTISSLLLPPPPPFINYTTNNINGKSISIHQPHRFSFRVINDSNRTELSTEDAIADKLVDGMDFGELCDEFECISSPSVEATARQLVRDILELREGNRALGTFAVSVKYKDPVRSFTGRDKYKRPLWITDALQNPKTSVQEMVMLSTSVLNIKWTIKGKAKSLIASIGGDLIIKVNSRFTLNQISGQVVEHEEQWDLSGSSIIAQAYFWASRRLFATVEAGKDVADFVKDLSSKSAEENKNMDVYPDPYGDPAKTKIVYLYEDAVLSKG; the protein is encoded by the exons ATGACCatttcctctcttcttcttcctcctcctcctcctttcATCAATTACACTACTAACAACATCAATGGCAAGTCTATTTCCATTCATCAACCTCATCGATTTTCATTCCGAG TTATCAATGACTCAAATAGAACAGAGTTATCTACTGAAGATGCAATAGCAGATAAACTGGTAGATGGAATGGATTTTGGGGAATTGTGCGATGAATTTGAATGCATTAGTAGCCCTTCTGTGGAAGCTACTGCAAGGCAGCTTGTTCGAGATATTCTCGAACTACGTGAAGGCAATCGTGCCCTCGGTACCTTTGCTGTCTCTGTCAAGTATAAG GATCCAGTGAGAAGTTTTACAGGACGAGACAAGTACAAGAGACCATTATGGATAACGGATGCACTGCAGAATCCTAAAACG AGTGTGCAAGAAATGGTGATGTTATCAACAAGTGTGTTGAATATTAAGTGGACAATAAAAGGAAAAGCAAAGTCATTGATTGCTAGCATAGGAGGGGATTTGATCATCAAAGTAAATTCAAGATTCACTTTAAATCAAATCAGTGGACAAGTAGTTGAGCATGAAGAGCAATGGGATTTATCAGGATCATCCATCATTGCTCAAGCTTATTTCTGGGCATCGCGACGACTATTTGCTACTGTTGAAGCTGGAAAAGATGTTGCTGATTTTGTGAAAGACTTGAGTTCTAAATCTGCTGAAGAGAATAAAAACATGGATGTTTATCCTGACCCTTATGGTGATCCAGCAAAG ACAAAAATTGTGTACTTGTATGAGGATGCAGTTCTTTCAAAGGGATGA
- the LOC125856598 gene encoding uncharacterized protein LOC125856598 isoform X1, with amino-acid sequence MTISSLLLPPPPPFINYTTNNINGKSISIHQPHRFSFRVINDSNRTELSTEDAIADKLVDGMDFGELCDEFECISSPSVEATARQLVRDILELREGNRALGTFAVSVKYKDPVRSFTGRDKYKRPLWITDALQNPKTSVQEMVMLSTSVLNIKWTIKGKAKSLIASIGGDLIIKVNSRFTLNQISGQVVEHEEQWDLSGSSIIAQAYFWASRRLFATVEAGKDVADFVKDLSSKSAEENKNMDVYPDPYGDPAKFFQRDDSFQRDFYQIALLLAVTYFVVQFLRTTL; translated from the exons ATGACCatttcctctcttcttcttcctcctcctcctcctttcATCAATTACACTACTAACAACATCAATGGCAAGTCTATTTCCATTCATCAACCTCATCGATTTTCATTCCGAG TTATCAATGACTCAAATAGAACAGAGTTATCTACTGAAGATGCAATAGCAGATAAACTGGTAGATGGAATGGATTTTGGGGAATTGTGCGATGAATTTGAATGCATTAGTAGCCCTTCTGTGGAAGCTACTGCAAGGCAGCTTGTTCGAGATATTCTCGAACTACGTGAAGGCAATCGTGCCCTCGGTACCTTTGCTGTCTCTGTCAAGTATAAG GATCCAGTGAGAAGTTTTACAGGACGAGACAAGTACAAGAGACCATTATGGATAACGGATGCACTGCAGAATCCTAAAACG AGTGTGCAAGAAATGGTGATGTTATCAACAAGTGTGTTGAATATTAAGTGGACAATAAAAGGAAAAGCAAAGTCATTGATTGCTAGCATAGGAGGGGATTTGATCATCAAAGTAAATTCAAGATTCACTTTAAATCAAATCAGTGGACAAGTAGTTGAGCATGAAGAGCAATGGGATTTATCAGGATCATCCATCATTGCTCAAGCTTATTTCTGGGCATCGCGACGACTATTTGCTACTGTTGAAGCTGGAAAAGATGTTGCTGATTTTGTGAAAGACTTGAGTTCTAAATCTGCTGAAGAGAATAAAAACATGGATGTTTATCCTGACCCTTATGGTGATCCAGCAAAG TTCTTTCAAAGGGATGACAGCTTCCAGAGAGATTTTTACCAAATTGCATTGCTGCTGGCAGTTACATATTTTGTCGTACAGTTCTTGAGGACAACTTTATGA
- the LOC125855351 gene encoding aspartic proteinase 36, which translates to MDLRRKGYLILLLIWVLAVAVKGENVVFNVKHKYGGRGGSILKELKAHDSRRHGRMLAAVDFELGGNGQPTDAALYYTKLTIGTPSKDYHVQVDTGSDILWVNCAGCMRCPSKSSLGIELKLYDLKASSTGKSVSCDQDFCTDMFNAPYSDCRVGSPCEYQVTYGDGSSTSGYFVKDFIHFDQVSGDLQTTSMNGSIAFGCSSRQSGELGSSTQAVDGIIGFGQANSSLISQLAASGKVNKVFSHCLEGSDGGGIFAIGQVVQPKVKSTPLVPNEPHYNVVMKGIEVNGEALNIPTTIFDAGSNRGTIIDSGTTLAYLPNKVYDALMSKLMARQPDLTTHLVEGTFHCFYFSKKIDDGFPVVTFQFANSLSLKVYPHDYLFSVNDNEWCIGWQDSGMQTKDGKEITLLGDLVLSNKLVLYDLENQSIGWTEYNCSSSIKVRDGTSGKVYTVGAHNISSASTLNSRMVFTFFILVISLLCNLLK; encoded by the exons ATGGATCTGAGGAGAAAAGGGTATTTGATATTGTTGTTAATTTGGGTTTTGGCTGTGGCAGTGAAGGGAGAAAATGTTGTTTTTAATGTGAAACATAAGTATGGTGGGCGTGGAGGTTCAATATTGAAGGAACTCAAAGCTCATGATAGTCGCCGCCATGGCAGAATGCTTGCAGCCGTTGACTTTGAATTGGGTGGCAATGGCCAACCTACTGATGCAGC GCTCTATTACACTAAACTTACAATCGGGACTCCTTCTAAGGACTATCATGTCCAGGTAGATACTGGAAGTGACATCTTATGGGTGAATTGTGCTGGCTGTATGAGATGTCCTTCAAAAAGCAGTCTTGGG ATAGAATTGAAGCTGTATGACTTAAAAGCCTCATCCACTGGGAAAAGTGTTTCTTGCGACCAAGACTTCTGCACTGATATGTTTAATGCTCCCTACTCAGATTGCAGGGTGGGATCACCCTGTGAATATCAGGTTACTTACGGAGATGGCAGCTCAACTTCTGGATACTTTGTTAAGgatttcattcattttgatCAAGTCTCTGGGGATCTTCAAACCACATCCATGAATGGGTCCATAGCATTTGG GTGCTCATCTAGACAATCAGGAGAGCTAGGCTCATCTACTCAAGCGGTTGACGGAATAATTGGTTTTGGACAAGCAAACTCATCGCTTATTTCACAGCTAGCTGCATCTGGGAAGGTGAACAAAGTTTTTTCACATTGCCTAGAGGGCAGTGATGGTGGTGGCATATTTGCCATTGGACAAGTAGTTCAGCCAAAAGTGAAGTCAACACCACTAGTCCCAAATGA GCCACATTATAATGTTGTCATGAAAGGAATTGAGGTTAATGGTGAAGCTCTAAACATCCCAACCACTATATTTGATGCTGGATCCAACAGAGGAACAATTATTGACAGCGGTACAACGTTAGCATATCTTCCTAACAAGGTCTATGATGCTCTCATGAGCAAG TTGATGGCTCGGCAACCAGATCTGACAACTCATCTTGTCGAGGGGACCTTCCACTGCTTTTACTTCAGTAAAAA GATTGATGATGGTTTCCCAGTTGTAACCTTTCAGTTTGCTAATTCTCTGTCTTTGAAAGTTTATCCCCATGATTATCTTTTCTCGGTTAAT GACAACGAGTGGTGTATCGGTTGGCAGGACAGTGGAATGCAGACAAAGGATGGAAAGGAAATAACTCTGTTAGGAG ATCTTGTGTTATCCAACAAGCTTGTTCTTTATGATCTTGAAAACCAGAGTATTGGCTGGACTGAATATAACT GCTCTTCAAGCATCAAAGTCAGAGATGGAACTTCTGGGAAGGTGTATACTGTAGGTGCTCACAATATTTCATCAGCTTCTACGTTGAATTCAAGAATGGTTTTTACGTTCTTCATATTAGTAATCTCCCTCCTATGCAATTTGTTGAAGTGA